In Chlorobiota bacterium, the sequence CCGCCAAGATGGCCCCAATCGCTTATACATCAACAATGGGAATCTTACCTTTACCGAGCGTGCAAAAGATTTCGGATTGGCATACAGCCCCAGCAGCACCCACTCCGCATTTTTCGATTATGACCGCGATGGCGATTTGGACGTGTATATCCTTGTCAATGGCGACGCACGCGGCGAAAATTATACGCGGAAAGGATTAACCGACCGCCTGTTTCGCAACAATGGGAACAACACCTTCACCGATGTCTCGACCGAAGCAGGAATTAACGACCGTGGCTACGGGCTTGGCGTGAGCGTGGGCGATTTAAACGATGACCAATGGCCCGACCTGTTCATTACCAATGATTTTGAAGAGCGGGATATTATTTATCTCAACAATCAGAATGGAACGTTCACCAACTCCACGAAATCCGTCACAAAACACACCACGGAATTCGGCATGGGGAACGACATTGCCGATTTTGATAACGACGGACATTTGGACATTGTGGCGGTGGATATGCTCCCCGAGGACCACAAACGATTGCACGGGCACATGGGAAGCCAATCGGTCTATAGCCCCTTGTTCGACAGCACGCAGTTGATGCGGAATATCCTGCTGCACAATCGTGGCAACGGAACCTTTGCCGATATCGCCTTTCTTTCCGGCATTGCCGAAACCGATTGGAGCTGGGCCTGCCTGCTGGAAGATTTAGACAACGACGGATTTAAGGACCTGTACGTTGCCAACGGCTACAAACGCGACGTTAGCAACCTTGACGTGATCAATAATTTCAGCCGAACGATGATGGATAAAGTTTCGGCAGTGAAATTGGTCCCGACCACTCGGCTGCAGAATTACGTCTTCCGCAATAATGGGAACCTCACCTTCAGCAAAATCACCGATCAATGGGGGTTTTCGCAAGTGATAAACACCAACGGCGCAGCCTTTGCCGACCTTGACCGCGACGGCGATCTTGATTTAGTGCTGAACAACCTTGACTCGGTTGCCTATATCTACCGCAGCAACGCAGTCGAGAATCACGTGGGGAATTATTTGCGGATAAAACTCAACGGAAAAACTCCAAACGCCGAAGGAATTGGGGCGCGAATTGATCTGTGGGCAAATGGTGGCCACCAAGTTCGCGAAGCATACCGCACACGCGGCTACCTTTCTTCGGTGGAACCAATCCCCAATTTTGGAATTGGCAAGGCCACCACTGTTGATTCGGTTCGTGTGATCTGGAGCGATGGAACGGAGCAGATGCTCCGGAACGTTGCCGCCAACCAAGTGCTGGCGTTAAATCAATCGGAGGCCAGCAAATCGACACCGCAGGCAAAGCCGCAAATGCCAGCATTATTCACCGAAATAACCGCCGAAAACGGATTGCATTTTAACCACCGCGAGAACATCAAATGGGATGATTTCGAGCGGGAACGGTTGCTCCCCAATCGGCTTTCGCGAAATGGGCCCGGAATTGCCGTTGGCGATATTAACGGCGATAGCCGGGAGGACGTGTTCGTTGGTGGAGGGAAATTCCAGCCCGGAAAAATCTTCATTCAACTGGACGAAGGGAAATTCCAGCCGCTTCAGCAACCAAGCATCGCTGCCGACTCGATGAGCGAAGATATGGGCGCGCTGTTTTTTGATGCCGATGGCGATAACGACCTTGATCTGTACGTTGTCAGCGGCGGGAATGAATACCAAGCAGAGAGCCCAGAGCTACAGGATCGGCTGTATTTCAACGATGGCAAAGGGAATTTCAAGAAAAATACCGACGCGCTGCCGCGGATGCTCACCAGCAGCTCATCAGTTATTGCTGCCGATTACGACGGCGATAACGACCTTGATTTGTTTGTTGCGGGACGGTGCATTCCCGGGCAATATCCGCTGAATCCGCGCAGCTATTTGCTGAATAACACCAAAGGGAAATTCAGCGACGTCACGGCAAAAATTGCCCCCGAGCTTGACACCGTCGGAATGGTGACATCTGCAATCTGGAGCGATTACGACAACGATGGCGATCCCGATATCCTGCTTGTTGGTGAGTGGATGACCCCTCGCGTCTTCCGCAACGATAAAGGGAAATTCAAAGATGCCACCGCCAACTCCGGATTGGAACATGAGAAAGGTTGGTGGAACAGCATCATTTCTGGGGATTTCGACAACGATGGCGACATGGATTACATTGCCGGAAATTTGGGGCTGAACACCTCCTTGCGGATGAAGGCCTCAAAAGAACATCCAATCCGGCTTTATGCCAACGATTTCGATGACAACGGCAGCCTTGATTTAATCACCAGCTATTATTACCGGGGGATTGAATATCCAACCCGTGGCCGCCAAACAATGGCATCGCAAATGCCGCCATTTATTCGCCGGAAATTCCCAACGTACGCGGCGTATGCGGCGGCATCAATCCAAGAAATTTTCGACAAGAAAAAATTGGATGCAGCGATCCGTCTGGAGGCAACGAACATGGCAAGCTCCTACATTGAAAACATAGGAAACGGGCAGTTCAAAATTTCTCAACTCCCCATCGAGGCGCAAGTGTCGCCAACATTTGGAATGATAATCCAAGATTTTAACGCCGATGGCAACCTTGACCTGGCATTGGTCGGGAATTTTTACGCTCCCAGCCAAGACGTTGTGCGCTATGATGCCGGAAGCGGCTTGGTACTGCAAGGGGATGGCAAGGGAAACTTTACCCCGCTTACTCCAACCCAAAGCGGGTTGTTTGCAAATGATGATGCCCGCGGGATCACTGCATTGCAGCAATCGGGGACCAACTCCCTGGCAATGATTGTGGTGAACAACAACGCTCCGTCGCAGATATTCCAACGCCAATTCAGCAGCGCCGATGGCAAGCTGATGGGTTTTGAGGATGTTGCCAAATACACCCATCTAATTCTAAAATTAGAAGACGGTCGGCAGCGGCGGTATGAGTGTTCGTATGGCTCCGGCTATCTTTCGCAATGCTCTGGGGCGATTTTAATCACGCCGCAAACGCAATCGGTGACGCTGTTCAAAGGGACGAAGCAGATAAAACAGATCAACTTTTAAGTGCATCCATACACAGATCATAAAAGGGAAAACCATGAACCACGAGAACAAAAAAAGCAAAAGGCTTTACGCCTTGCTGGCAGCAATGCTTATTGGATGCGGAATTCTTCCATCCGCCACGGCAAAAGATGCTAACGCGGAAGGGAGCCGTTATATCCACCAGATTAACCGCCAAATTATCGAGACGATCATCAACGATGCGTTTTCGCCACCGGCGGCAAGCCGAATTTTTGCGTATGCAAACCTTGCAGCCTACCAGGCTTCCTGCTCCGGCTTCCAAGGATTTAAAACGTTAGATGGCCAATTGAACATTATCTCTGGGATGCCAACTGCCGATCCGGCATTGGAGTACGATTGGCGCGTCAGTAGCGTTACGGCATTATGCGGAGTAGCCTCCAAATTGGTGTATTATTACCAGAGCATTGATTCTGTTGAAGCACTCATATTGGATGAGCTGAAAGCCACCACTTCCCCCGAAGTCTTTGAACGCTCGAAGGCATTTGGGCAGCAAGTTATTGCGGCCCTGATGAAGTATGCCAAAACGGATGGATGGGGTAAAATTCAAGCAAGCCCTGAGTATAATTTTCCGCGAGGAATACCAGGCATTTGGGAACCGACTCCACCAAAATTTATGGAACCATCCGGCCCATTTATCGGCACTGTTCGTCCAATGTCTATGGGATCGGCTAGCGAATTTGATCCCGGGGCACCGATAGAATTCAGCACGGATCCGAACAGTAGATTCTACAAACAAGCGCAGGAGGTCTATCAGATTTCCCAGAACATGACCGACGAGCAGCGGGAAATCGCGCTATTCTGGAACGACACGCCTGGTTCAACAGATTTCCTTGGGCATTTTACCCCCACAAAACGGCAAATCAATCCAACCAGCCATTGGATTAACATCACCAGAATTGTGTGCGAGCAGCGCAATTTGGGCTTGATGGAAACCATTGAAGCATACGGGCTTGTTTCAATATCCTTGTTTGATGGCTTCCTTTCCTGCTGGAATGCGAAATACAAATACAACACCATCCGCCCTGTCAGCTATATCAACCGCTATTTTCTTGGCGACTCCACCACTCAAGCATCGTGGAAGCCATTAATTGAGACTCCATCATTCCCGGAGTATCCAAGCGGCCACAGCACTGTTAGCGCAGCTGCCGCAGTAGTGCTTACCAAACTGCTTGGCCCAATGAAATTTACCGACGATACAGAAGTGCCATTTGGTTACCCTGCACGCACCTTCAATAATTTTATGGATGCGGCGCAAGAAGCCTCCATAAGCCGCGTGTATGGCGGTATCCATTTCCGCGAGGGTTGCGACTCGGGCAACCGATTCGGGCAAATGATTGGCAACAACGTCGTAAAAAAATTGATCACGCGGGCAAGCTAATTCCGCGTAATTAAAAAAAAGAAGCGTGGTTGGGAGCAATTCCAACCACGCTTCTTTGCTATGGATGCCGCATTATTACTCCGCTCCAACTTCCTTCAGAACACCTAATTCGCGACCAACTTTTGTAAACGCTGCAATTGCGGTGTCCAAATGGTGGCGATTGTGCGCGGCAGAAATTTGAACACGGATGCGCGCCTGGCCCTTCGGGACAACTGGATAGAAAAACCCGATCACGTAAATCCCTTCCTCCAATAATCTGGACGCGAATTGCTGCGCCAGCGGGGCATCATACAGCATGATCGGCGTTATTGGATGCTCGCCAGGAATAATATCGAACCCGGTTTCCGCCATTTTTGCGCGGAAGTATTTTGTGTTTTCCTCCAACGTATCGCGCAGTTCGGTAGTTTGGCTTAGCATATCAATAACCGCAATTCCTGCCCCAACAACACTTGGCGGCAAGGTGTTGCTGAACAGATATGGGCGCGAACGTTGGCGAAGCATTTCGATAATTTCCTTCCGCCCTGTGGTGTATCCGCCAATCGCCCCACCCAACGCTTTTCCTAACGTTCCGGTGATAATATCCACCCGCCCGATTGCGTTGCAGTACTCCGTTGCGCCCCGCCCTTTTGCCCCCATAAATCCTGCGGCGTGGCATTCGTCCACCATTACCAGCGCACCGTAGCGGTCGGCCAGATCACAGACTTTATCAATTGGGGCAATAATTCCATCCATCGAAAAAACACCGTCGGTGACGATTATTTTTTGCACGCAGCCGTCGGCATCGGCTTTCTGGAGTTGCGCCTCAAGGTCCGCCATGTCGGCATTGGCGTAGCGGTAGCGTTTTGCCTTGCACAACCGAACTCCATCAATAATGGATGCGTGATTTAGGGAGTCGGAAATAATCGCGTCGTTCTCGCCAAACAACGGCTCGAACACCCCGCCGTTGGCATCGAAGCAAGCGGCATACAGGATGGTGTCCTCGGTTCCATGAAACTCCGCCAGCTTCCGTTCAAGCTCCTTGTGGATGTCCTGCGTGCCGCAAATAAACCGGACGGAGCTCATCCCAAACCCGTGCGAATCAAGCGCGTTGTGGGCCGCTTGGATTACCGTTGGATGGGAGCTTAGCCCCAAATAATTATTTGCGCAAAAATTCAGCACCGATCCTTCGCGCCCCTCAACGCTGATTTCCACCCCTTGCGGCGAAGTAATCACCCGCTCGTTTTTGAACAAGCCTGCTTCGCGGATATTTTGAAGCTCTTGCTGAAGTGCCGGGCGTAGTTTGTCGAACATGATGTTGATATGGTTAGTTGGTTATGGTTGCTGTTTTTTTTAAGAAGCCAAGCTGTTGCCGAATGCCTTCCGCCGATCAATCATAAATTCACCTGAAACCCCAATGAAACGATTGCTTCCAGCGTGAAAAAGCTGTGCGAAGCGCGGCCTTCGCCTACGGTTAGAACGTCGCTGTAATCGGCGTAGGCTCCTTTCAGGCTTGCTTCCAAAAATCCATATTTCAGAAAATCGTACCGAAGCCCAAGGTCCAGGCCAACCACGTAACCGGCAATGTGGTAGCGGTTGTCGGTTTCCACGTTGAAGATAGCCACGTCCGATTTTGGGATCACGATCCCCGCCCCAACTTTCCCCAGCAGCCCCAACCAGTGGAGCCGGTTGCTCGATTTCAGCAGGTTCTGCCGCTTCAGGAAATTCACCATCCAGAAATTCGCGCCGTTGGTATGCTCGAACCGCAGGAACTGGTTGCTGAGAACCGTATCGGTGCTGACCCTTCTGCCACGAATCTCCCCCTCGATTCGGGCGGTTTGGTTTTGGGTCATCACATATTTCACATGGTCGAAGCAGATCTCGATGCCAAGATCGTTGGGATCATTGAAAAAATAGGCAAGCCGATACACGTACTGCGGCACGGAGAGATTGGAGAGGTTGGTCCCAACGATTTCCAGCCCTGGGCGGTCGTGCGCCTCAAGATTGTAAAGGGTGAAATCGTACTGGTCGGTTGTGTGGTCGCTGAAATGGATGGTGCTTCGGCTGAACCACGATTTGTTGTAGCCCCAAGCAAAACTTAGCGTCCCCCTCCCCTGCTCATTCTGCGAAGGGCAATCGCACAGTGTTGGAAGAACGGTGTCGGCCACGGAACGATCTTCGGTTGAGTCCTGAGTTGAATGTTGTGGGCGATCTTGACGGCTTTGAGCAAGAACCAGAACCGGAAACAGGAGCAGCACCAACAGGAAAAACCGCCCAATCAGTTGTTGAAAACGCATGGAGTAAGATGTAGAGTTTGGCGGCCCGTTGCGCACCGTGCGCAAAGTTAGCATTCGTTCCAGATTGCCAACGCCGCCACCAAAACCTTGTTTCGGTTTAAAGCCACGATGTAGATTGGCCGGCATGAACCAACTGGACGTAACAACCGCCCATTTTACGCTGCCAATGAGCGATGGCGAGCGGATCCACTGCACCGCCCGATTTCCCACCGAGCCGGTCCGCCCGCTTCCAGTGCTGCTTTTTTTTCATGGATTCAAGGGCTTTAAGGATTGGGGCGGATTTCCCTACGCCTGCCAGCGGCTTGCCGATGCCGACTTCTACGTTGTGAGCATCAATTTCACGCATAACGGTGTTGAAGGGAACGGGACGGAGTTCACGCGGCTGGATCGGTTTGCCAGCAACACCCACTCCCGCGAAGTCCGCGAAGCTGCCGAGGTGATTGATGCCGTTGCCGGGGGCGCAGTCCTGCCGGAATCGCACCTTCTTCTTCCTGGGCAGCTTGGGGTTATTGGCCACTCGCGCGGGGGGGGAACCGCGATTATCGCCGCTGCCGAACGGCCTTCGGTTGCTGCGGTTGCCGTCTGGGGGCCGGTAAGCACGTTCGACCGCTACACCCAGCAGCAGAAGCAACGCTGGAAGGATGCTGGTTTCATCGAGCTTCCCAATGCACGCACCGGGCAGACGATGCGGATAAACGCCGCATTCATGGATGACCTTGCCGAGCATGGCAACCGCCTGGATATTTGCGCCGCCGCAGCCCGGCTTCAACGCCCGTTGCTGGTGGTGCATGGGAACCAGGATCTTTCCGTTTCCCCCGACAATGGAGCGCGGATTGCCGCTGCGGCTTCGCCCGACCTTACCACGTATCTGCCGATACCGAACACCGGGCACACGTTTGGAACGGTCCACCCGTTTGCCGGAACCACGCTGGCGTTCGAGCAAGTGATTGATGCAACGGAAGGGTTTTTCCTTGAGCATCTTGTTCACTAAGCCCCTTTCCATTCTCCGCTGGCTGATTATTTTGGCCATTGCTCCATTCGGCTTGCGAAGGCTTTTTGGCCATCCCCTGCCTTGACAACTCCATATCCAACACAACTGCACACGATAACCGTTGCTACCAACCCCCTTTACCATGATGATGAACCGGACGCTGCCGATACGTGGCCTATCGTTGTTGCTGGCCTGCGTTGTTTCCCTTTCCGTTTTTCCCGCCGCACCTCCACTTGCCTCGCAAAGCCTTCCCCCCTATGTGATGCGGGCGATTGACACCTCGCTCTCGGCAATCTTGATGACCCGCGACGACATGAAGCTCCGCTGGGACCGCGTCCCCGACGACCGCCACCGGCTCAGCTTGGTGAAACGGATGTTCGAGCAACCCCTGATCTGCTTTGCGCTAGCCGATACGCTGGGGAACGTTGCCGAAAAAGGGCTGGAAGAGCCCGCACTTCTTTTCAAGCAATTCGCAGCAATGCTTGATTTGAAAGATGACCTGTTCAGCAACCCCCGGCTATCGGTAACGGACCGGGAGCTCCGTTCCTTCGCAAAAGTTGATCTGGATTCCGTTGACTTTGCCCCCGCCTTCATCCTTCGCCGATTCCTGACGCTGACCCTGGCGGCCGACGTGCAGATGTACAACGCCCGCACCGCACTGATAGAGGAGCGGCTGCAAGGATTGGTCAGCTACTGCGACTCGCTGGTGCTGCAATCCGAAGGGGGCGGGGAAGCAACGCCGGTGGAGATGCGGATGGCCGAACGCTACGGGCTGGCGCGGGCAAAACGGTTTTTCAACACCGACGCTGCCGACATTGATTACGCGCAGTTCATCAGCCCCGGCGCAAACTTGTTTATCAGCGGGTTGGAGTTTGCGCGGAACATCGCGCCCGAGGTTGAGAAGCTGAAGGATTCCGTGAAAACCCGAATCTGGAACACACGGCTTGGAAGGGTGGCGATTGGCGGCCCAGGCGATGATGTTTACACCGGAAACTTCTACTGCATCATTGATGTTGGCGGGAACGACGTGTATAAACCAAGCCCGCGCACAAAGGAGAAAGCCGCCGACCGTGGCGTTTCGCTGGTGGTGGATTTTAGCGGGAACGACAGCTACATCGGCGGAGATTTTGACTTTGGCGGAACCTTGTTCGGGGCATCGGTGCTGATAGATATGAAAGGGGACGACAGCTACTCCGCAGGGAACTTTGCGCTTGGAGCCGGATACTTCGGCACGGGGGTTTTATACGATGCCGAAGGAAGCGACCGCTACGTTGGCGGAACAGCGGTGGAAGGCGCGGGGCTGTTCGGGATTGGCTTGCTGATTGACCAGGCCGGCAACGATGTCTATCAGGCTCACCTCTGCTCGCAAGGGTTTGGCTACACCCGTGGCGTTGGCGGAATTATTGACCGCGCCGGAAACGACAGCTACATCGCCAACAGCCCCTACACCGATTTCCTTCGCTACGACGACCACTACGAAACCTTCTGCCAGGGAGCCGCGCTTGGAAGCCGCCCGGTGGCTTCGGCCGGCTACGGATTCATTACTGATCTTGCCGGAAGCGACAACTATACCGCCGACATTTTTGGGCAAGGGACCGCCTACTGGTTCGGCTACGGCGCAATCGTTGACCGCAAAGGGAACGACCGCTACAACGCCTTCCAATACTCGCAAGGGGCCGGCGTGCACTTTGCCCATGGCGTGGTGCTGGACAACGCCGGCGACGACAACTACGTCTCGCACGGGGTCTCGCAAGGGTGCGGCCACGACGTTGGCTTTGGCGGGTTGTACGACGTGAAAGGGGATGACAACTATGTGGTGGAATCCCTTTCGCAAGGGGGCGGGAACGCCAACGCTATCTCGCTGTTCATTGACGGCGCGGGGGAAGATGGCTACATCGCCCGCCGCGACAACACCATGGGCTACAGCGATTTGCGGAACTGGTTCGGCATGATCGGCATCTTCCTGGACCTTGATGGCCACGACTTCTTCGGCAGCGCGAAAGGGAAGAACGACACCCTTTGGACCGGCAGCTTCTACGGTGCAGGGCTTGACGGAAATTTCAAACCGAAGGAGAGCGAGCCAGGCGCGCCGGTTGAGGAGAAAAAGCCGGAGAAGACCAAAGAGGAGATCGAAAAAGAATTGTCCGATGATCTTCCCACGCTCTTCATCCAGGCCTCCACCGCGCCGCAGAAATACCAATACATGGTTGGCCCCGCCCGCCAGAAAATCATTGACCGCGCCGACTCATCCATCCCCTTCCTGATGGAGATGCTCAACACCGAACTCCCCCGCGAGGCACTGGCCCTGCGCGACTACATCCTCCCGAAAATCGGGCGCAGACTTACGCCGCAGTTGATTGATACGCTCCGGTTTGGCTCGCCATCGCGCCAGGGGTTGGCGATGTACGTGTTGGGTGAGATGAAGGACAGCACCGCAGCAATCGCGCTTGGGCGGAAGCTGGTGGACTCCACCAACTGGCGGATACGCGCCACCGCCGCCGAAGCCTTGCTAAAAATGAAAGCCGACACCGCACGCCCCTACTTGATCCGTGCGCTGGGCGACACCGTCGAAATCGTTCGCGGGCGCGCGGCGCGGGCATTGGTGAACATTGCCGACAGCACCGAGCTACAAACCCTGATCCTTCCGCTAACGAACGACCCCAGCCAGATTGTCCGCTACCAAATTCAAATTGGGCTGGGGATGCGAGCAATTGATAGCATTGCCCCCTTCCTTGCCGATGCCTTGCTGCGCCAACGCCACGGATACACCCACGACCTGCTTAGCCCCCTTGCCGCAAAAATCACCCTGCCGGTGCAACGCAAACGCCTTGTTGACGGCTTGCTTGCCGACCCCAACGCCACCTACCGCGTTGAAGGCGCGCGCCTTGCTATCGGCTGGAAAGACTTGGAGCTTCTGGAACGGGTGACAAAGCTGAAGAAGGAGGAGAAAAATTCGGCGGTGTTGTTCGAGATTTACCGGGCGATTGACCTGCAAAAAACCTTGAAAGAGGAAGCGAAAAAAGAAGCAAAGGAGGAGAAGAAGCACAAGGGAAAGGAGAGCACGGTTGAAGCCACAACCGACGCAGCCACCGACACCGCGACCTCCACAAGCGAGGGGAAGAAAAAAACGGGAAAGAAATCGAAGTCCAAAAAGAAGAAGTGAGGGAATCAACGGCCTATCGGAAAAAGGTGGGGGGGGAGAGATAGAGGAGAATCCTTTCTCTCTCTCCCCCCACTTTCTTGCCAAGCCACAATGGAAGGAATCTACTTCACCACCATCACCCCGCCCGATCCTACCTCCATTCCTGCTCCATCTATCACTCGAACACGGTAGCTTCCGCTTGATAAGCCCTCCGTGCGGACACCCACCAATCGCTCCCCAACGATCCCTGCACCAACCTCACGGCGCAGCACCACGCGACCAAACAGATCCACCACCTCTATCCTATCCTCACCCCTCCCCGATGATACATACTCCACCACAAACTCATCCCGTGAAGGGTTCGGCCAGATACCTACGCCACGCACTCCCTTCGCTTCTGCTTCAGCACCCGTTGCCACTGTGCTGAACTGAACCATCGGCCTCTGCAAGCCGCTGTAGCTGTCGTTCAGCAGGGTGCTCCCCAGCGTCTTCCGCTTCTCCATCCCAGTTAGAAGCAGCGTGTAGGTGGAATCGTACGGCAATATCCCCGGCTCTCGAACAACACCTTCCCTCCTCCGGCTTGCAAGCACCGCACCGTTACCGGGCCACCCGATACCTCGATATACTCGCTATGCCCCTTGAACCCTACTCCTTGAACCGTTCGTTCCTCCCCATCGCTGAATTTCATGGACAGGTCCACACTCCCTACATCGGGAATTGTGTGGAATAACCGAAACCGAACCTTCCCGGGTGCAGGGCGGTTGTTCCAGTTGGTTGGTAGGATTACTGTGCTGACATTGCTATCCATCCCGGTGCCCACTAAAAACAACGTGTAGAGTGTGTCGGTACGAACATTGACCGTGTCGTACAGCAGTTGGAATTGCTCGGGGGGACCATCAAGTCCAACGTACGTCTGGGTGATTGTGGGGCCTAATAAATCATCTATAACTCCTGTTGCTCCAAGAAATTGAGCACCCTGATTCCAGTATGCAATAAGAGAACGAATGAATCGGCGACCACTCGCATCTCCTGTAAATTCATCTGGCACACAATCCACATACCGCATACCACCATCCCCTTGATTCGCATACCGTTGCTTCTCCACCGGGCGTTGCTCCAACGTATCGCTATCATGCACCATATAGAACCCAAGCGTGTTCTCCGCTACTGTTCCAACAATTACCATCGTCAGCACTTGCGGTCCAATGTACTGGCCCGTGAAATAAATATTCGTCGGTTGATTATCTATCAATAGCGTTGACGTTATTCGCGTCTCCTGCTGTAAAAAATACGCTAATTCTCCATTAATTCCCCGACGCGCAAACCACAGTTGTGACGCAAACACATTTTTCTCGTTAGGATCACGACCCATTAATCGAACCTCGCCTAATTTCGGCGAAGCGTGAAATACCCCAATAATTAAATTATTAAACTCCTTATACACTGGCGTTAATGTCCGGCCAAATGTTATCCCCCGCAACGTATCCCCCGGTGTTCGCACCGCATAGAGGGTAAAGGCCGAATCCGATGTCACCATCACCTCTTCGGTAAAGATCGCTTCACTTTTCGGTGCACCCGATGCTACGGCAATGACCCTATGACTTCCAACGGAAATTGGCACTGACGCTGATGCGTCGGCAAATCTCAGTCCGCTTGCAAACGGTGTTGCTTCGTCGTCAACATAAAAATCTAATTTCTCCGCAGGGGCGTTCTCCATGAAGTTCGCCACTCGTAACCGAGGTATTATTGCTTGGCTGTATGCGTTCTGGTCGGCCATTACTATGGCAACAAGCATCATCGCGATGGTGTATAGGACTTTCATCTACTGGCTCCTGCTAAGGTTTATGGTGAATATGGCGTACTCTCCCCCCCCCCTCACCATACCCTTGTGATGGTATCATCACAAGGGTATGGCAGGAGAAGCGATGATCTATTAGCGTAAATCAAACTCCGTGGCTGGTAATGGCTGTGCACCCATTGATGGTTGCGATCCGCCATCACCGTTAATTTTCAACACTCCGGTTCCATCGCCTTTCATTTTCGTAACCGCAATATCCTTCCCAGCAATTGCCGTGCGGCGGTATCCTCACCAGGCTTCTCATCTACTTCACCACCATCACCCCACCCG encodes:
- a CDS encoding HEAT repeat domain-containing protein, with protein sequence MMMNRTLPIRGLSLLLACVVSLSVFPAAPPLASQSLPPYVMRAIDTSLSAILMTRDDMKLRWDRVPDDRHRLSLVKRMFEQPLICFALADTLGNVAEKGLEEPALLFKQFAAMLDLKDDLFSNPRLSVTDRELRSFAKVDLDSVDFAPAFILRRFLTLTLAADVQMYNARTALIEERLQGLVSYCDSLVLQSEGGGEATPVEMRMAERYGLARAKRFFNTDAADIDYAQFISPGANLFISGLEFARNIAPEVEKLKDSVKTRIWNTRLGRVAIGGPGDDVYTGNFYCIIDVGGNDVYKPSPRTKEKAADRGVSLVVDFSGNDSYIGGDFDFGGTLFGASVLIDMKGDDSYSAGNFALGAGYFGTGVLYDAEGSDRYVGGTAVEGAGLFGIGLLIDQAGNDVYQAHLCSQGFGYTRGVGGIIDRAGNDSYIANSPYTDFLRYDDHYETFCQGAALGSRPVASAGYGFITDLAGSDNYTADIFGQGTAYWFGYGAIVDRKGNDRYNAFQYSQGAGVHFAHGVVLDNAGDDNYVSHGVSQGCGHDVGFGGLYDVKGDDNYVVESLSQGGGNANAISLFIDGAGEDGYIARRDNTMGYSDLRNWFGMIGIFLDLDGHDFFGSAKGKNDTLWTGSFYGAGLDGNFKPKESEPGAPVEEKKPEKTKEEIEKELSDDLPTLFIQASTAPQKYQYMVGPARQKIIDRADSSIPFLMEMLNTELPREALALRDYILPKIGRRLTPQLIDTLRFGSPSRQGLAMYVLGEMKDSTAAIALGRKLVDSTNWRIRATAAEALLKMKADTARPYLIRALGDTVEIVRGRAARALVNIADSTELQTLILPLTNDPSQIVRYQIQIGLGMRAIDSIAPFLADALLRQRHGYTHDLLSPLAAKITLPVQRKRLVDGLLADPNATYRVEGARLAIGWKDLELLERVTKLKKEEKNSAVLFEIYRAIDLQKTLKEEAKKEAKEEKKHKGKESTVEATTDAATDTATSTSEGKKKTGKKSKSKKKK
- a CDS encoding T9SS type A sorting domain-containing protein gives rise to the protein MPYDSTYTLLLTGMEKRKTLGSTLLNDSYSGLQRPMVQFSTVATGAEAEAKGVRGVGIWPNPSRDEFVVEYVSSGRGEDRIEVVDLFGRVVLRREVGAGIVGERLVGVRTEGLSSGSYRVRVIDGAGMEVGSGGVMVVK
- a CDS encoding DUF4397 domain-containing protein, coding for MKVLYTIAMMLVAIVMADQNAYSQAIIPRLRVANFMENAPAEKLDFYVDDEATPFASGLRFADASASVPISVGSHRVIAVASGAPKSEAIFTEEVMVTSDSAFTLYAVRTPGDTLRGITFGRTLTPVYKEFNNLIIGVFHASPKLGEVRLMGRDPNEKNVFASQLWFARRGINGELAYFLQQETRITSTLLIDNQPTNIYFTGQYIGPQVLTMVIVGTVAENTLGFYMVHDSDTLEQRPVEKQRYANQGDGGMRYVDCVPDEFTGDASGRRFIRSLIAYWNQGAQFLGATGVIDDLLGPTITQTYVGLDGPPEQFQLLYDTVNVRTDTLYTLFLVGTGMDSNVSTVILPTNWNNRPAPGKVRFRLFHTIPDVGSVDLSMKFSDGEERTVQGVGFKGHSEYIEVSGGPVTVRCLQAGGGKVLFESRGYCRTIPPTRCF